From Virgibacillus natechei, the proteins below share one genomic window:
- a CDS encoding PadR family transcriptional regulator: protein MNIQFKKGVLELCVLALLDKQDRYGYELVQKISDRIAISEGSVYPLLRRLKKEEYFTTYLQESKEGPSRKYYRLTEKGRGYLHQLIEEWQQFSIGVTELIKEGVRDE from the coding sequence TTGAACATACAATTTAAAAAAGGTGTTTTAGAACTATGTGTGCTTGCGCTTTTAGATAAACAAGATCGATATGGCTATGAACTTGTACAAAAAATTTCTGACCGGATAGCTATATCCGAAGGCTCTGTATATCCATTATTAAGAAGGTTGAAAAAGGAAGAATACTTCACGACATACTTGCAGGAATCCAAAGAAGGTCCTTCGCGTAAATATTATAGGCTGACTGAAAAGGGAAGAGGTTACCTTCATCAGCTTATCGAGGAATGGCAGCAATTTTCTATTGGTGTGACTGAATTAATAAAGGAAGGTGTTCGTGATGAATAA
- a CDS encoding DUF1700 domain-containing protein encodes MNKEQFVKKLDVALKKLPEGERLDILQDFQEHFSIGKEEGKSEEEIAESLGSPNQIAKELLATYYLEKVEDVSTTGNILRAVWAVIGLGFFNLVIVLGPFIAFVSVLLTGWVLAVAFIATPLLVVVNLAIYPDTFQYFDLFFSLALAGLGLLIAIGMVYATRFVATGFVRYLHYNAKLVKGGLQHG; translated from the coding sequence ATGAATAAAGAGCAATTCGTAAAAAAACTAGATGTGGCATTAAAAAAACTTCCTGAAGGGGAACGGCTGGATATTTTACAAGATTTCCAGGAGCATTTTTCCATCGGGAAAGAAGAAGGAAAAAGCGAGGAAGAGATTGCTGAGTCTCTGGGATCACCCAATCAAATTGCAAAGGAATTACTTGCTACCTATTATTTAGAAAAAGTGGAAGATGTATCCACAACTGGTAATATTCTGCGAGCCGTGTGGGCTGTTATTGGATTAGGATTTTTCAATTTAGTCATTGTGCTTGGGCCATTTATTGCATTTGTTTCGGTCTTACTTACAGGCTGGGTGTTGGCAGTTGCATTTATTGCTACTCCACTACTGGTTGTAGTTAATCTGGCCATTTATCCGGACACATTTCAATACTTTGACTTATTTTTCTCGCTCGCACTCGCGGGTCTGGGCCTATTGATTGCTATTGGAATGGTGTATGCAACACGTTTTGTTGCTACAGGATTTGTGCGTTATTTGCACTATAATGCAAAACTTGTGAAGGGTGGTTTGCAACATGGGTAA
- a CDS encoding DUF4097 family beta strand repeat-containing protein gives MGNVKKVAVVALLLLLIGGLGSIFTFNFNERTAIAETKTADTDNITAIDIRMNNEKVIIKPTEEPQARIELTGNEANDDKTELSVKENGNTLSIETTKQREKLFQFFSWGGAMTLTVYLPEKSYESLVVDIDNGSFQAEQLTIEDINASTNNGEIAMADITAGTVNVHSNNGKIKLDHVAGEINGKTNNGAISLVTEGLERSIDFDTDNGSITIQTDEEPTNAVLDVRVDNGKINIFGDSDWDTVIGNGDNQIKLTTNNGSITVEK, from the coding sequence ATGGGTAACGTAAAAAAAGTAGCTGTTGTTGCTTTGCTGTTATTACTCATTGGTGGACTTGGAAGTATTTTTACATTTAATTTTAATGAACGGACGGCTATTGCTGAAACCAAAACTGCGGATACGGATAATATAACAGCTATTGATATTCGGATGAACAATGAGAAAGTAATCATTAAGCCTACAGAAGAACCCCAAGCAAGAATAGAGTTAACAGGAAACGAGGCAAACGATGATAAAACGGAATTGTCGGTGAAAGAAAATGGCAACACATTATCCATTGAAACAACGAAGCAGAGAGAGAAACTCTTTCAGTTTTTTTCTTGGGGAGGCGCGATGACGCTCACAGTATATCTCCCTGAAAAATCATATGAATCGTTAGTTGTCGATATAGATAATGGAAGTTTTCAAGCAGAACAATTAACGATAGAAGATATTAATGCATCAACAAATAACGGGGAAATTGCAATGGCCGATATTACAGCTGGAACTGTCAACGTGCATTCGAACAATGGAAAAATAAAGCTAGATCATGTCGCTGGAGAAATCAACGGCAAGACAAATAACGGGGCAATCTCTCTTGTAACCGAGGGACTGGAACGCTCCATTGATTTTGATACTGACAACGGGAGTATTACCATCCAGACAGACGAAGAACCAACAAATGCGGTATTAGATGTACGGGTGGATAACGGGAAAATCAATATCTTCGGAGATTCGGACTGGGATACTGTGATTGGGAATGGTGATAACCAGATTAAATTGACTACGAATAATGGGAGTATTACGGTGGAGAAGTAG
- a CDS encoding ATP-binding cassette domain-containing protein, translating to MKIDSLRFSYKRHSPPVLEDITTAFYQDKLNVIVGLNGAGKTTLLDVITGVHTVNGFTPPFEEGEIVYQLQGIFMPNVLKGRDVVRLILKSDSTSPFKVLKDHFVQDLADREKEMLDQLWDRKIGDMSVGERRWLLIRSISQLNRKLYIFDEPTAGIDPDARTYIMEALSKLVQKRNTLVIMSTHILHELEYINCHINFLHKGKMLYHGDYDRFLKINGTKNPDTAFRNFIETDGEKVSDIGS from the coding sequence TTGAAAATTGATTCTTTACGTTTTTCATACAAAAGACATTCACCTCCAGTATTAGAGGATATAACGACAGCATTTTACCAAGATAAACTTAATGTGATCGTGGGCTTAAATGGAGCGGGAAAGACAACATTGCTTGATGTGATTACCGGTGTTCATACTGTAAATGGGTTTACACCCCCCTTTGAGGAAGGTGAAATTGTTTATCAATTACAGGGGATATTTATGCCGAATGTTTTAAAAGGGAGGGATGTTGTCAGACTGATTTTAAAGTCTGATTCAACTTCACCGTTTAAAGTATTAAAAGATCACTTTGTTCAGGACTTAGCAGATAGGGAAAAAGAAATGCTTGACCAATTATGGGATAGGAAAATAGGTGATATGTCAGTTGGTGAAAGAAGATGGTTGCTCATTAGATCCATCTCGCAGCTCAACAGAAAGCTGTATATCTTTGATGAACCAACAGCTGGGATCGACCCTGATGCTCGAACATATATTATGGAAGCACTGTCAAAATTGGTACAGAAAAGAAACACGCTTGTTATTATGTCTACACATATTTTGCATGAATTGGAATACATCAATTGTCATATAAACTTTTTACATAAGGGAAAAATGTTATACCATGGCGATTATGATAGATTTTTGAAGATAAATGGAACAAAGAATCCGGATACAGCATTTCGTAACTTTATCGAAACAGACGGTGAAAAGGTAAGTGATATCGGAAGCTGA
- a CDS encoding DmpA family aminopeptidase yields MTLSKGKSNCMIDVKGVKVGHVTLYEKMDEENTICTGVTAILPHPDNLFNKKTRAAKTVINGYSKAAGLVQIEELGLLESPIMLTNTFSVGAVWQGALQYMLDQTKEIGDTTSSINIVVGECNDSYLNSIRHQAIKPEHAIQAIKGASSDPVEKGAVGAGKGMVCFGYKGGIGTASRVVSTSNEKYTVGCLVLTNFGKREEALFANWDKMQLDTPDGSIIMVIATDVPLYDRQLKRLATRCAVGLARTGSHIANESGDIAIAFTTANTYDHNAGTSIESMTFLRDDHTIMNQLFQAVIETTEEAIISSLKSAETTEGRKGRHLEKAPL; encoded by the coding sequence ATGACTCTCTCGAAAGGTAAATCCAATTGTATGATTGATGTGAAGGGCGTTAAGGTAGGACATGTAACTTTATATGAAAAAATGGACGAGGAAAACACAATTTGTACAGGCGTAACAGCCATACTCCCTCATCCAGATAATTTATTTAACAAAAAAACGCGTGCAGCAAAAACGGTGATTAATGGATATAGCAAAGCGGCTGGACTTGTACAAATTGAAGAGCTAGGGCTTTTGGAATCACCAATCATGTTGACGAACACCTTTAGTGTAGGTGCTGTCTGGCAGGGTGCACTGCAATATATGCTCGATCAAACAAAAGAAATTGGGGATACAACAAGTTCGATTAATATCGTTGTAGGGGAATGTAATGATAGTTACTTGAACTCGATTCGACACCAAGCTATTAAACCTGAACACGCTATCCAAGCAATTAAAGGTGCCTCGAGCGACCCTGTAGAAAAAGGCGCTGTTGGTGCTGGGAAAGGTATGGTTTGTTTTGGATATAAGGGTGGGATCGGCACAGCTTCTCGAGTCGTATCCACCAGTAATGAAAAATACACAGTAGGTTGCCTTGTGTTAACCAATTTCGGTAAACGGGAAGAGGCATTATTTGCGAATTGGGATAAAATGCAGTTAGACACTCCAGACGGATCGATTATAATGGTTATCGCAACAGATGTACCACTTTATGACCGTCAATTAAAGCGACTGGCAACGCGTTGTGCCGTGGGGTTAGCAAGAACTGGCAGCCATATCGCCAATGAGAGCGGAGACATTGCCATCGCTTTTACAACAGCCAATACTTACGATCATAATGCTGGTACATCGATTGAATCAATGACATTTCTTCGCGACGACCATACGATTATGAATCAACTGTTTCAGGCTGTTATCGAAACGACGGAAGAAGCGATTATAAGTTCGTTGAAAAGTGCTGAAACTACAGAAGGTCGAAAAGGACGACATTTAGAAAAAGCACCGCTATAG
- the ribD gene encoding bifunctional diaminohydroxyphosphoribosylaminopyrimidine deaminase/5-amino-6-(5-phosphoribosylamino)uracil reductase RibD, producing the protein MKDEDYMKIALELAHATSAQTSPNPPVGSVVVKDGVIVGMGAHLEAGEAHAEVHALQMAGDKAIGATIYVTLEPCAHHGRTPPCAELIIDKGIKRAVIAVTDPNEKVAGQGINMLREANVQVDLGVLEKDAEELNAVFFHYTKTKTPFVTVKSAISLDGKTATVTGESKWITGEEARLDVHHYRRTHDAILVGINTVLTDNPSLTARIPNSGGNPVRIILDTNLRTPLDANVVTDNEAPTWIFVGKHVEETKMEPFFKKPQVDVIQLEDEEIRINNVLEMLGEREITSLFVEGGAAINGSFLKNGQINQLLMYMAPKLIGGKLAPTSFTGEGIRQISDVLELEIKEVEMIGEDIKFRAETRKEEKDVYRNN; encoded by the coding sequence GTGAAAGATGAAGATTATATGAAAATTGCGCTGGAATTAGCTCATGCGACCTCAGCGCAAACAAGTCCGAATCCTCCCGTTGGTTCAGTTGTTGTGAAAGATGGAGTCATCGTGGGGATGGGCGCACATTTAGAAGCAGGTGAAGCACATGCGGAAGTGCATGCACTGCAAATGGCAGGAGATAAAGCAATCGGTGCGACAATCTATGTCACCCTCGAGCCTTGTGCACATCATGGAAGAACCCCGCCGTGTGCGGAACTTATTATTGATAAAGGAATAAAGCGTGCGGTCATTGCAGTCACCGATCCAAATGAAAAAGTAGCAGGGCAAGGGATAAACATGCTTCGAGAAGCTAATGTGCAGGTTGATCTCGGTGTATTGGAAAAAGATGCTGAAGAATTAAATGCCGTTTTTTTCCATTATACAAAAACAAAAACCCCATTTGTGACCGTGAAATCTGCCATTAGCTTAGATGGGAAAACGGCAACTGTAACTGGTGAGAGCAAATGGATAACGGGTGAGGAAGCACGTTTGGATGTCCATCATTACCGTCGTACTCATGACGCGATTCTAGTAGGCATTAATACAGTCCTCACAGACAATCCAAGCTTGACCGCAAGAATTCCAAATAGTGGAGGAAATCCCGTGCGTATCATTTTGGATACGAACTTACGAACTCCACTTGATGCTAACGTTGTGACCGATAATGAGGCACCTACTTGGATTTTTGTTGGTAAGCATGTAGAAGAAACCAAGATGGAACCCTTTTTTAAAAAGCCTCAAGTGGACGTGATCCAACTGGAGGATGAAGAGATACGTATAAATAACGTACTAGAAATGCTAGGTGAGAGAGAAATCACGTCTTTATTTGTAGAAGGCGGTGCAGCGATTAATGGCTCCTTCTTAAAAAATGGACAAATTAACCAATTACTTATGTATATGGCGCCAAAATTAATTGGAGGCAAATTAGCACCAACTTCTTTTACAGGTGAGGGGATTAGGCAAATTTCGGATGTGCTGGAATTAGAAATTAAAGAAGTTGAAATGATAGGTGAAGATATAAAATTCAGGGCTGAAACAAGGAAGGAAGAGAAAGATGTTTACAGGAATAATTGA
- the ribE gene encoding riboflavin synthase — MFTGIIEEMGTVKSMEHVSDQAIQMVIGSEKVLSDINTGDSISVNGICLTVTDFNSESFHVDVMPETIKSTSLNALESGSKVNLERSMAANGRFGGHFVSGHVDGTGEIVRKERQENAIYYDIQLSKELYPFLLNKGSVSVDGISLTIFNVAEDIFTISLIPHTVSETILGEKSTGDIVNIECDMLAKYVQQMIANK; from the coding sequence ATGTTTACAGGAATAATTGAAGAAATGGGAACCGTGAAAAGCATGGAACATGTATCCGACCAGGCAATACAGATGGTAATTGGTTCAGAGAAAGTTCTTTCAGATATAAACACCGGAGACAGCATCTCAGTAAACGGTATTTGTTTAACGGTTACTGACTTTAATTCCGAAAGTTTTCACGTTGATGTGATGCCTGAGACGATTAAATCCACTTCGTTAAATGCTCTAGAGTCAGGTTCCAAGGTGAATTTGGAACGATCGATGGCAGCGAACGGCAGATTTGGTGGTCATTTTGTTTCAGGCCATGTCGATGGAACGGGCGAAATTGTTCGTAAAGAAAGACAAGAGAATGCGATTTATTATGATATTCAACTTTCTAAAGAACTTTATCCATTTTTATTGAATAAAGGATCCGTGTCAGTAGATGGAATCAGCTTGACTATTTTTAATGTCGCGGAGGATATATTCACCATTTCACTTATCCCGCACACGGTATCAGAAACAATTCTTGGTGAAAAAAGCACCGGAGATATCGTTAATATCGAGTGTGATATGCTCGCAAAATATGTGCAACAGATGATAGCTAATAAATAG